TACAGACAGATGGTACTTATCCGCAAATTTGAAGAGGCTGCTGCAAAAGCGTACAGCATCGGAAAGATCGGAGGATTTTTACATTTGTACATCGGTCAAGAAGCGGTGGGAGTCGGTTCCATCGCCGCACTCGAACCTAAAGATTATATCGTTTCTACCTATAGGGATCACGGACATGCGCTGGCCCGAGGTCTGAAACCCAAACCTCTTATGGCTGAACTTTTCGGAAAAGCCACGGGGATCTCCAAAGGAAACGGAGGTTCCATGCATTTCTTCGATAAAAACGCACATTTTATGGGAGGACATGGAATCGTGGGAGGGCATATTTCCCTCGCTGCGGGAATTGCGTTCTCTTCCAAATACAAAAAAGAAGATTCCGTTACCATTTGTTTTTTCGGAGAAGGAGCGGCTAACATAGGTTCTTTCCACGAAGGTTTGAACCTTGCCGCCATCTGGAAACTTCCCGTTGTATTTATCTGCGAAAACAATCATTACGCCATGGGAACTCCCGAATATCGCGCATTAGCCGTAAAGGACGTATCCGTTCGCGCTTATGCTTACGATATGGCTCGCGATCATATAGAAGGAGATGAGGTGCGCAAAGTACACGACCATGTGAAAGTGGCTGTGGACCGTGCCCGAAGAGGCGAAGGCCCTACTCTCATTGAAATCTCAACTTACCGTTTTCGGGGACATTCTATGTCCGACCCGGCCAAATACAGAACCAAAGAAGAATTGGATTCTTATAAAAAGAAAGATCCTCTCTTTCGTGCCCGGACCGAACTTATCAGTGCGGGGATTTTGGAAAAGGATTTGGACGCGCTGGATTTATCCATTCAGGAAGAAGTGGACGAAGCATATCAATTTGCAGACGAATCTCCCGAACCTCCTCTTTCCCAACTCTACCAAAGCGTTTACGCGGAGGACAAATAGATGGCGATTCTTACTTATAGAGAAGCATTGAATCGTGCCATGGTGGAAGAGATGGAAAAAGATCCATTGATTTATCTGATGGGGGAAGAAGTAGGACATTACCAAGGTGCTTATAAAGTTTCCCAAGGGATGCTCGACAAATTCGGAGAAGAAAGAGTGATCGACACTCCTATTTCAGAAAACGGATTTGCAGGGATAGGAGTCGGATCGGCAATGACCGGCCTTCGTCCCATCATCGAATTTATGACTTGGAATTTTTCACTCGTAGCAATCGACCAGATCATCAATTCGGCAGCTAAGATGAATTATATGAGTGGAGGACAATTTCCCATGCCGATCGTATTTCGAGGTGCAGGTGGTGTGGGAGGGAGACTGGGAGCCCAACATTCGCAAGCCTTCGAATCCTGGTATGCCCATTGCCCCGGAATGAAAGTAGTCTGTCCCGCAACTCCGAAAGATGCTTACGGTCTTCTCAAATCTTCCATTCGGGACAACAACCCTACCATATTCATCGAATCGGAAGTATTGTACGGAACCAAAGGAGAAGTACCCGAACAGGAATACACAATCCCTTTAGGTCTCGCTGACATCAAAAGAAAAGGAACCGATCTTTCCATCATCACTTGGTCGAGGGCACTCGGTTTCGCAGAAGAAGCCGCAAAAATATTGGAAAAAGAAGGAATCTCAATAGAGATCGTAGATCTAAGGAGCTTACGTCCGCTAGACGAACAGGCAATTTACGAGTCTGTTAAAAAAACAAACAGAGCTTTGGTTGTGGAAGAAGGTTGGCCGGTAGCCGGATTCGGTGCGCAAGTAGCTTACCTGATTCAGAAAAACGCTTTTGATTATCTGGATCACCCAGTGGAAAGAGTGACTCAAAAAGATGTTCCTATGCCCTATGCGGCAAATTTGGAAAGGGAAAGTCTTCCCAATGCAGAAAGGGTCGCGCAAGCGGTAAGGGAGATCTTGAGGTAATATATGGCTAAAATACAGGAAATGACTCAACTTTCTCCCACTATGGAAGAAGGAACTATTGTTAAATGGATTAAAAAGGAAGGAGATTCCGTTTCTCCCGGTGAAGTGTTGGCCGAGGTGGAAACGGACAAAGCCGTTATGGAAATGGAAGCCTACGATTCGGGAGTCTTGTTAAAGATTTTGGAAACGGAAGGAGCCAAATTAAAAGTAGGACGCGCACTTGCCATTATCGGAAAACCGGGGGAAGACATCACTTCCCTCCTGGAAAAAGCAAAATCACAGAGTTCTTCTGTGCCTTCAACTGTAGCTGTAGCAAAAGAAACAACTAGCTCTAAAGAATCCAAATCGGAAGTAACCCCGGCTCCTCAGGTCAAAGAAGAAACAAAACCAGTCATTGAAATCAAAAGAGAAACTGTCTCGGAAACAAAATCAGTTTCCCCCGAAATCAGAGGCCAAGCAAGAGTACTAGCTTCCCCCCTTGCCAAGTCGATTGCAATTGAAAACGGAATCGATTTGCATTCCATCATCGGAACGGGACCGGAAGGTAGGATCACTAAAAAAGATGTATTGGATTCACTTGGCAACAAACAATCCTCAGGTGGTTTTGTGGCTTCGGGTTTTACCGCCGCAAAAGATGAATCCATCCCGATCGGAGGAATGAGAAAAACGATCGCCAAACGATTGAAAGAATCCAAACAAAATCTCCCTCACTTTTATTTGAATGTAGATGTGAATGCAAGCGAGCTTGAAAAATTCAGAGCTGCATTGAATGATTTTAAAGACAAAAACTTAGGCGATTCCTATCCCAAGGTCAGCGTAAATGATATCATCATCAAAGCGGTGGCAAGTAGTTTGAAACTTCACCCCAAAGTAAATGCCAGCTGGCAGGAAGATTCCATTTTGCAATACGGAAGGATAGATGTGGGAGTGGCCGTTTCTTTGGAAGGCGGGCTACTTACACCTGTTATTCGAAATACGGATTCTAAATCCATTTTTGCCATTTCAGGGGAAGTCAAAGATCTGGCGAAAAAAGCAAGAGATCGGAAATTAAAACCGGAAGAATTTTCCAATGGAACTTTCACCATTTCCAATCTGGGGATGTACGGAATCAGTCGTTTCACTGCTATCATCAATGAACCGGAAAGCGCCATCTTGGCTGTGGGTGGAATCGAGGACAAACCTGTGGTGCAAAACGGACAGGTGGTAGCCGGAAGAGTTTTATCCCTTATGATGTCTTGTGATCATAGAGTGATTGATGGAGCTGTGGGGGCCGAGTTTCTAAGAACTTTAAAATCGTTTTTGGAAAATCCAAGTCTACTCGGGGGATTTTAAATGTAAGGGATTTTGAAACACAAACCTGGCGACAGGATCGTCGCCGGTTGTGGTAAATTTTGAACGGTTCGGTCTCTTCCGATCAAGCTGCGAAAAAATCAGCGCTACGAATGTCAGTGATAGGGATACGAACTACACCTTCGGCAAGATTTCCGATGACTGTGTCATTTTCCATTTGGCGGTTTTTGTCTAGTTCGACAACTTTTCCGTCTTTGAGGTGCAAAACGATATCAATTCCTCTGTAGTGAATGTATCTTTCCAATGTGCTTTTAAATTTACCTGCTTTATCCATCCGATGTTTTTCCTTTTTATGTCTTGTAACTTACGCAAGGTATCGTACGGTTTTATGAATCCTTTAGAAATTTTTGTCTCAGTTTAGAAGTTTTTTTTGACATAAGCATTGAATTTGGAGAATTATGTCTCATGCAGAAGCCGAATGATCTATCCACTCCCACAGGTGTCCGAAAGGCCGCCCTCCTCCTACTTTCCTTGGGTGGAGACCAAGCTGCTGAAATCCTAAAACATCTAGACGATGCGATGCTCGAGTCAGTGATTCTGGAAATGTCCCGAATTCGGGCGATCTCCAAAGAAGAAAGGGAAAAAATTCTCACAGAATTTCATTCCACACTGACCGAACTCAAAGACGGAGCCAAAGGAGGACTTGCTACTGCAAAATCTCTTTTGGAAAAATCAGTCGGTTCGGAAAAGGCGAATGTAATCCTAAAAAAAATCAATAAAGAAGAAACTAAAAACGACTTTGAGTTTTTGAACGGAGTGGAACCAAGTGTTTTGCAATCCATGTTATCTTCCGAGTCTCCCCAAGTCATCGCCGTTACACTCTCCAATCTGGATCCGAAAAATGCTGCGGACGTATTGAAACTTTTTCCCAAGGCAGATCAGACAAAAATCGCGATGAGGCTTGCCACAACTTCCAAAACACATCCAGATGTGATTCAAAATATTGCACGAATCCTAAAGAAACGTTACGAAGAAAGGGACCAAAGGGAATATTCGGAAGCAGGTGGAGCACATGTACTCGCAAATATCCTCAATTATATGGAAAAAGGAATAGAGGACACCATCTTACAAGAATTAGACGAAAATTCTCCGGAAGTGGCAAGCCAGGTTCGGGAACAATTATATACTTTTGAAGATATTCTTCAATTGGATGCAAAGGAAATGAGAATACTAATCAACAAATTGGCGGATGATGAAGCGATTTCCCTTGCGATCCGAGGAGCAGGAGATGAAATACGATCCAAATTTCTGAAAAATATGTCTGCGAACAGAGCTTCCGACATACTTGATGCACTTGATTTAAAACCAAGAGTGACTCTCAGGGAAATCAACGAAGCCAGAAGCAAAATCGTACAAATTGCACGGGAATTGGAAGATGAA
The nucleotide sequence above comes from Leptospira kobayashii. Encoded proteins:
- the pdhA gene encoding pyruvate dehydrogenase (acetyl-transferring) E1 component subunit alpha — encoded protein: MVLIRKFEEAAAKAYSIGKIGGFLHLYIGQEAVGVGSIAALEPKDYIVSTYRDHGHALARGLKPKPLMAELFGKATGISKGNGGSMHFFDKNAHFMGGHGIVGGHISLAAGIAFSSKYKKEDSVTICFFGEGAANIGSFHEGLNLAAIWKLPVVFICENNHYAMGTPEYRALAVKDVSVRAYAYDMARDHIEGDEVRKVHDHVKVAVDRARRGEGPTLIEISTYRFRGHSMSDPAKYRTKEELDSYKKKDPLFRARTELISAGILEKDLDALDLSIQEEVDEAYQFADESPEPPLSQLYQSVYAEDK
- a CDS encoding pyruvate dehydrogenase complex E1 component subunit beta — protein: MAILTYREALNRAMVEEMEKDPLIYLMGEEVGHYQGAYKVSQGMLDKFGEERVIDTPISENGFAGIGVGSAMTGLRPIIEFMTWNFSLVAIDQIINSAAKMNYMSGGQFPMPIVFRGAGGVGGRLGAQHSQAFESWYAHCPGMKVVCPATPKDAYGLLKSSIRDNNPTIFIESEVLYGTKGEVPEQEYTIPLGLADIKRKGTDLSIITWSRALGFAEEAAKILEKEGISIEIVDLRSLRPLDEQAIYESVKKTNRALVVEEGWPVAGFGAQVAYLIQKNAFDYLDHPVERVTQKDVPMPYAANLERESLPNAERVAQAVREILR
- a CDS encoding pyruvate dehydrogenase complex dihydrolipoamide acetyltransferase, which gives rise to MAKIQEMTQLSPTMEEGTIVKWIKKEGDSVSPGEVLAEVETDKAVMEMEAYDSGVLLKILETEGAKLKVGRALAIIGKPGEDITSLLEKAKSQSSSVPSTVAVAKETTSSKESKSEVTPAPQVKEETKPVIEIKRETVSETKSVSPEIRGQARVLASPLAKSIAIENGIDLHSIIGTGPEGRITKKDVLDSLGNKQSSGGFVASGFTAAKDESIPIGGMRKTIAKRLKESKQNLPHFYLNVDVNASELEKFRAALNDFKDKNLGDSYPKVSVNDIIIKAVASSLKLHPKVNASWQEDSILQYGRIDVGVAVSLEGGLLTPVIRNTDSKSIFAISGEVKDLAKKARDRKLKPEEFSNGTFTISNLGMYGISRFTAIINEPESAILAVGGIEDKPVVQNGQVVAGRVLSLMMSCDHRVIDGAVGAEFLRTLKSFLENPSLLGGF
- the fliG gene encoding flagellar motor switch protein FliG, coding for MQKPNDLSTPTGVRKAALLLLSLGGDQAAEILKHLDDAMLESVILEMSRIRAISKEEREKILTEFHSTLTELKDGAKGGLATAKSLLEKSVGSEKANVILKKINKEETKNDFEFLNGVEPSVLQSMLSSESPQVIAVTLSNLDPKNAADVLKLFPKADQTKIAMRLATTSKTHPDVIQNIARILKKRYEERDQREYSEAGGAHVLANILNYMEKGIEDTILQELDENSPEVASQVREQLYTFEDILQLDAKEMRILINKLADDEAISLAIRGAGDEIRSKFLKNMSANRASDILDALDLKPRVTLREINEARSKIVQIARELEDENLILFKKEKEEYVE